A single region of the Biomaibacter acetigenes genome encodes:
- a CDS encoding sigma-70 family RNA polymerase sigma factor: protein MCPQQATDENYVGKMPNDEKLDEKIIKQVLSGDTGAFAIIVDRYKNRVFTMAYRMLSSREEAEDVSQETFIKIYRSLKTYDAGRTKFSTWVYRITYNLCIDYLRKRKEAAPLEEDILAASSGTPEEITEARDSAVRLHQAVQNLPEEYRVPLMLFHFQGLSYQEICRVLNVPMSIVKNRLFRARKLLREKLDGGEGSGM from the coding sequence ATGTGCCCACAGCAGGCGACAGATGAAAACTATGTCGGTAAAATGCCCAATGATGAAAAACTTGATGAAAAGATAATAAAACAGGTGCTTTCAGGCGATACCGGCGCTTTTGCCATTATAGTAGACCGCTACAAGAACAGGGTTTTTACCATGGCCTACAGGATGCTTTCTTCTCGAGAGGAGGCCGAAGATGTATCCCAGGAAACCTTTATAAAGATCTACAGGAGCCTGAAAACATACGATGCCGGCCGCACCAAATTCTCCACATGGGTCTACAGGATAACATACAACCTCTGCATTGATTATCTGCGAAAAAGGAAAGAGGCGGCGCCGCTGGAAGAGGATATACTGGCGGCATCTTCCGGGACCCCGGAGGAAATCACTGAAGCCCGCGACAGTGCTGTAAGGCTTCACCAGGCAGTGCAAAACCTTCCGGAAGAATATAGAGTTCCTCTAATGTTATTTCACTTTCAGGGGCTTTCCTACCAGGAGATATGTCGGGTGCTGAACGTGCCCATGTCTATTGTAAAAAACCGGCTCTTCAGGGCCAGGAAACTGCTGAGGGAAAAACTTGACGGAGGTGAAGGCAGTGGGATGTGA
- a CDS encoding V-type ATP synthase subunit B produces the protein MKVKYLKLDKAEGPLVVMNEVKDAVYDEIVDIEMTGGEYRMGKVVQIDRDRVIIQVFQGTSGISLNDVSVSFTGKPMEIPLSREILGRVFNGTAMPIDGAGEIYSNNTYNINGRPMNPVARLYPRNYIQTGISSIDGLITLIRGQKLPIFSGDGLPHNQLAAQIVRQARISDEEAGKFAVVFAAMGIKHDEADFFRKVFEEAGVMDRVVMFLNLADDPVVERIITPRCALTAAEYLAFECDMQVLVIMTDITSYCEALREISSAREEVPSRKGYPGYLYSDLASLYERAGMLKGSKGSITQIPILTMPNDDITHPVPDLTGYITEGQIVLNRSLYQMGIYPPINVLPSLSRLMKDGIGKEYTREDHPDVANQVFSAYSRVQEIRALAQVIGEDELSETDKKYMEFGRQFEERFAKQDFEENRDINTTLDLMWELLTILPEQELTRIDPSLVKKYLRK, from the coding sequence ATGAAGGTTAAATATCTGAAACTGGATAAGGCTGAAGGTCCCCTTGTAGTCATGAATGAAGTCAAGGATGCGGTCTACGACGAAATAGTGGACATAGAGATGACCGGCGGGGAGTACAGGATGGGGAAAGTGGTCCAGATTGACAGGGACAGGGTCATAATCCAGGTGTTTCAAGGGACATCGGGCATTTCTTTAAATGATGTGAGCGTGAGCTTTACCGGCAAGCCCATGGAGATCCCCCTTTCCAGAGAGATTCTCGGTAGGGTTTTTAACGGTACTGCCATGCCTATCGACGGCGCCGGAGAGATATATTCCAACAATACCTATAACATAAACGGCAGGCCCATGAATCCTGTGGCAAGGCTTTATCCCAGAAACTACATTCAAACCGGAATTTCTTCTATAGATGGCCTTATAACCCTGATAAGAGGCCAGAAACTTCCCATATTCTCTGGAGACGGCCTTCCCCACAACCAGCTGGCAGCCCAGATCGTGAGGCAGGCCAGGATTTCCGATGAAGAAGCCGGAAAATTTGCGGTGGTTTTTGCAGCCATGGGTATAAAGCACGATGAGGCCGACTTTTTTAGGAAAGTCTTTGAAGAAGCAGGAGTCATGGATAGAGTAGTAATGTTTTTAAACCTTGCCGATGACCCGGTGGTGGAGAGGATTATAACACCCAGGTGTGCTCTGACGGCGGCAGAGTATCTGGCTTTTGAATGCGATATGCAAGTGCTGGTGATAATGACTGACATAACCAGCTACTGCGAGGCATTGAGAGAGATTTCCTCCGCCCGGGAAGAAGTGCCCTCCAGGAAGGGATATCCGGGATACCTCTACTCGGATCTCGCCAGCCTATATGAGAGGGCGGGCATGTTGAAGGGTTCCAAAGGAAGCATCACCCAGATACCCATACTCACCATGCCAAATGATGATATCACCCATCCGGTGCCGGATCTTACCGGATATATAACTGAAGGACAGATAGTTTTAAACAGGTCTTTATACCAGATGGGAATATATCCTCCTATCAACGTTCTCCCATCCCTGTCGCGATTGATGAAAGACGGCATAGGCAAAGAATACACCAGGGAAGACCATCCCGACGTGGCAAACCAGGTTTTCTCGGCCTACTCCAGGGTCCAGGAGATCAGAGCTCTGGCTCAGGTCATAGGGGAAGATGAGCTTTCGGAGACAGATAAAAAATATATGGAATTCGGGCGGCAGTTTGAGGAGCGTTTTGCAAAACAGGACTTCGAAGAAAACCGGGATATAAACACCACTCTGGACCTGATGTGGGAACTGCTTACAATCTTGCCCGAACAGGAACTCACCAGAATAGATCCTTCCCTTGTGAAAAAATACTTGAGGAAGTGA
- a CDS encoding V-type ATP synthase subunit D yields the protein MQENIAPTKANLMAAQAALDFSKKGYELLDKKRNVLIREMMGLMDRAKEMQQKMREIFKDAYEALTMANITLGINEVHEVAKSIPRATEFTVLTHSVMGVEIPKIKYEKHDLEHYYSFYHTNTALDVALQKFHQVKYLLYELAEVEDSVYKLAMEIKRTQKRANALQNIQIPKYEALVKMISEVLEEKEREDFFRLKVLKKKKLRRA from the coding sequence ATGCAGGAAAACATTGCTCCCACCAAGGCCAATTTAATGGCAGCCCAGGCAGCCCTGGACTTCTCCAAAAAAGGGTATGAACTGCTGGATAAAAAAAGAAACGTGCTGATAAGAGAAATGATGGGGCTTATGGATAGGGCCAAAGAGATGCAGCAGAAGATGCGGGAGATTTTCAAAGATGCCTATGAAGCCCTGACCATGGCCAACATCACCCTGGGAATAAATGAGGTCCATGAGGTGGCCAAGTCCATACCCCGGGCTACCGAATTTACAGTGCTTACCCACAGTGTCATGGGGGTGGAGATACCGAAGATAAAATATGAAAAGCATGACCTTGAACATTACTACAGCTTTTATCACACCAATACCGCCCTGGATGTGGCCCTGCAGAAATTTCACCAGGTAAAATACCTGCTTTATGAGCTGGCGGAAGTGGAAGATTCGGTATATAAGCTGGCCATGGAGATTAAGAGGACCCAGAAGAGGGCCAACGCCCTCCAGAATATCCAGATACCAAAATACGAAGCTCTGGTGAAAATGATCTCCGAGGTGCTGGAGGAAAAGGAAAGGGAAGATTTCTTCCGCCTCAAAGTACTGAAAAAGAAAAAACTCCGCCGGGCATGA
- a CDS encoding anti-sigma factor family protein codes for MGCDFYEERIMEYLDGALDARGKRDLEQHLSKCVHCSEFLEAMQRQYVMLSDLPLLSPGQNFTQKVMTKIYNEKAERNIPIVMAIPALLLAILAVTILLAPYNPADIIPAFIGAVGWFVMVVKSVSGILNTALWMAGFTVKVIMDLQSALTFPARILAEIWRQYPMSAVLVIGVFIVGFSLWVRLLAPTEATGSKNT; via the coding sequence GTGGGATGTGATTTTTATGAAGAAAGAATAATGGAATATCTGGATGGGGCCCTTGATGCTCGGGGAAAGCGGGACCTTGAGCAACATCTGAGTAAATGCGTACACTGCTCCGAGTTTCTTGAGGCCATGCAGAGGCAGTATGTGATGCTTTCAGACCTTCCTCTTCTGTCACCGGGGCAGAATTTCACACAAAAGGTCATGACAAAGATTTATAATGAAAAAGCCGAAAGAAACATTCCAATTGTGATGGCTATCCCCGCATTACTGCTGGCTATACTAGCAGTGACGATTCTGCTTGCGCCCTACAATCCGGCAGATATCATCCCGGCCTTTATCGGCGCCGTAGGCTGGTTTGTCATGGTTGTAAAAAGCGTAAGCGGCATCTTAAATACCGCTCTGTGGATGGCGGGGTTTACAGTAAAAGTCATAATGGACCTTCAATCAGCCCTTACTTTTCCTGCGAGAATCCTGGCGGAGATCTGGAGGCAGTATCCAATGAGCGCAGTCCTGGTCATTGGGGTGTTTATAGTGGGATTTTCGCTATGGGTGAGGTTGCTGGCCCCCACAGAAGCTACAGGTAGTAAAAATACGTAA
- the hydF gene encoding [FeFe] hydrogenase H-cluster maturation GTPase HydF, giving the protein MNSTPTASRLHIAIFGRRNAGKSSLINAITNQDIALVSSVAGTTTDPVFKAMELLPIGPVVIIDTAGIDDVGELGELRVKKTYQVLNKTDLAVLIIDGETGVTDYDMEVLARIKEKKLPVVGIINKKDIAGYTPGDKKKWEQQLGISLLEVSALNREGIDDLKREIINKAPVDFSEIPIISDLLNPGDFAVLVIPIDKAAPKGRLILPQQQTIRDILDHDAIAIVTKEYELKETLDNLSKKPRIVVTDSQAFLKVAADTPKDVWMTSFSILFARHKGELAQLVAGVKAIEDLKPGDRVLISEACTHHRQADDIGKVKIPRWLRQMVGGDLHFEWSSGFTFPENLLEFKLVVHCGACMLNRREMLYRLSILKQKNIPVVNYGVLIAYVHGILPRALEPFPYARMMLK; this is encoded by the coding sequence TTGAATTCTACTCCTACAGCAAGTAGATTGCACATTGCCATCTTCGGCAGGAGGAATGCTGGAAAATCAAGCCTCATAAACGCCATCACCAATCAGGACATCGCCCTGGTATCTTCGGTGGCTGGGACTACTACGGATCCGGTTTTTAAAGCCATGGAACTTTTACCTATAGGTCCTGTGGTCATCATAGACACTGCGGGAATCGACGATGTGGGGGAACTGGGAGAGCTCCGGGTAAAAAAGACGTACCAGGTTTTAAACAAAACCGATCTGGCGGTGCTTATCATCGACGGTGAAACGGGAGTTACCGATTATGACATGGAGGTTTTAGCCAGGATAAAGGAGAAAAAACTTCCGGTAGTGGGAATTATAAATAAAAAAGATATCGCCGGCTATACCCCGGGCGATAAAAAAAAGTGGGAACAGCAGCTGGGGATAAGCCTTCTGGAAGTTTCGGCTTTGAATAGAGAAGGCATCGACGATTTAAAGCGCGAGATAATAAATAAAGCCCCCGTGGATTTTTCCGAGATCCCCATCATCAGCGACCTTTTAAATCCAGGTGATTTTGCGGTGCTGGTGATACCCATTGATAAAGCTGCTCCCAAAGGGAGGCTGATCCTCCCCCAGCAGCAGACCATAAGGGACATCCTGGACCATGATGCCATAGCCATCGTCACAAAAGAATATGAGCTTAAGGAAACCCTGGACAACCTCTCTAAAAAGCCCAGGATTGTGGTCACCGATTCCCAGGCCTTCCTGAAGGTGGCCGCCGATACCCCGAAGGATGTGTGGATGACATCTTTCTCCATCCTTTTTGCCCGCCACAAAGGGGAGCTGGCCCAGCTCGTGGCCGGAGTAAAGGCAATAGAAGACCTGAAGCCGGGGGACAGGGTGCTCATATCCGAAGCCTGCACCCACCACCGCCAGGCCGATGACATAGGCAAGGTAAAGATACCCCGATGGCTTCGGCAGATGGTGGGAGGAGATCTCCACTTCGAGTGGTCCAGCGGATTCACCTTTCCGGAAAACCTGTTGGAGTTCAAGCTTGTGGTGCACTGCGGGGCGTGCATGCTCAACAGGAGGGAAATGCTGTACCGCCTCTCCATTTTGAAACAAAAAAATATACCCGTAGTAAACTACGGGGTCCTCATAGCCTATGTGCACGGCATCCTGCCCAGGGCTCTGGAACCTTTTCCTTATGCACGGATGATGCTAAAATAA
- a CDS encoding aspartate ammonia-lyase, protein MGFRVEHDLLGERQVPEEAYYGIHTLRAIENFPLTGRPIHKKLVMALVTVKKAAALANTELGFLPESIGKAITAACDEILAGNLLEQFVVDSIQGGAGTSSNMNANEVIANRAIEILGGKKGDYSMVHPINHVNLFQSTNDVYPTALRIAAIWLLKPLSESMARLQEALQQKENEFCDCLKVGRTQLQDAVPIMLGQEFGAYAQAIARDRWRLYKVEERLRQVNIGGTAVGTGLNADKRYIYLVTEKLQDLTGLGLARAEYLMDPTQNADVFVEVSGLLKSAAVNLSKIASDLRLLSSGPRAGLMEINLPSMQAGSSIMPGKVNPIIPEAVNQVAFQVMANDMAITLAAQAGQLELNAMLPLIAHNLLESLEIMDNAVKIFIKRCISGITANRERCGKLLEESFSTLAALTPHIGYDAATVVAQKALAEKKSVRQVVLEMGLIEEEKLNRLLCPYELTKPGNFEVRS, encoded by the coding sequence TTGGGTTTTCGTGTGGAGCACGATCTTCTGGGGGAAAGGCAGGTGCCCGAAGAGGCATACTACGGGATCCACACCCTGCGGGCGATAGAGAATTTTCCCCTGACCGGGCGACCCATACATAAAAAGCTGGTAATGGCCCTGGTGACGGTGAAAAAAGCCGCCGCCCTGGCCAATACGGAACTTGGGTTTTTGCCCGAAAGCATCGGCAAGGCCATTACAGCCGCCTGTGATGAAATACTGGCGGGAAACCTGCTGGAACAATTTGTGGTAGACTCCATCCAGGGAGGTGCCGGTACCTCCTCCAATATGAACGCCAATGAGGTTATCGCCAACAGGGCCATCGAGATACTGGGCGGCAAAAAAGGCGATTATTCCATGGTCCATCCCATAAATCATGTTAACCTTTTCCAATCCACCAATGATGTGTACCCCACCGCCCTGAGGATCGCAGCCATATGGTTGTTGAAGCCCCTGAGTGAGAGCATGGCCCGGCTGCAGGAAGCATTGCAGCAAAAGGAAAATGAGTTTTGCGATTGTTTAAAAGTGGGAAGGACCCAGCTTCAGGACGCGGTACCCATCATGCTGGGGCAGGAGTTTGGCGCCTACGCCCAGGCCATCGCCCGGGACCGCTGGAGACTCTATAAGGTGGAGGAACGCCTGCGTCAGGTCAATATCGGAGGCACTGCCGTAGGGACGGGCCTTAATGCGGATAAAAGATATATCTACCTTGTCACGGAGAAGCTCCAGGACCTTACGGGCTTAGGCCTTGCCCGGGCGGAATACCTCATGGACCCCACTCAGAACGCCGATGTGTTCGTGGAGGTTTCGGGGCTCCTCAAGTCTGCCGCAGTGAACCTTTCCAAGATCGCCAGCGATTTGCGGTTGCTTTCCTCAGGCCCTCGGGCGGGGCTCATGGAAATAAACCTGCCATCCATGCAGGCAGGTTCTTCCATCATGCCGGGCAAGGTGAACCCCATCATCCCTGAAGCGGTAAACCAGGTGGCCTTTCAGGTCATGGCCAATGATATGGCTATAACGCTGGCGGCCCAGGCCGGGCAGCTGGAACTGAATGCCATGCTGCCGCTGATAGCCCACAATCTGCTGGAATCGCTGGAAATCATGGATAATGCGGTGAAAATATTCATAAAACGCTGTATATCGGGAATAACAGCCAACCGGGAACGCTGCGGTAAGCTCCTGGAAGAAAGCTTTTCCACTCTCGCAGCCCTAACGCCTCACATAGGTTATGATGCGGCGACGGTGGTGGCCCAAAAGGCGTTGGCCGAAAAAAAGTCCGTGCGGCAGGTGGTGCTGGAAATGGGGCTTATAGAGGAGGAAAAGCTTAACAGGTTGCTTTGTCCCTACGAGCTTACAAAACCCGGCAATTTCGAGGTTCGAAGTTAG